CTGCCCAGCAGCCCGCGTTTGCGCTGGTTGCCCCACTCCATCGCGAGCAGGACCGAGCCGCTCCACTCGCCGCCGATCGCGATGCCCTGCACCAGCCGCAGCAGGACCAGGATGAGCGGGGCGGCGACGCCGATCGCCGACGTCCCGGGCAGCAGCCCGACGATGCCGGAGGAGATGCCCATCAGCAGCAGGGTGACGATCAGCGTCGTCTTCCGGCCGATCCGGTCACCCCAGTGGCCGAAGATGGCGGCGCCGACCGGGCGGGCGGCGAACCCGACCGCGTAGGTCGCGAACGACTGCATGGCGCCGGCGTACGCGCTCGACGCGGGGAAGAACAGGTGCGGGAAGACCAAGGCCGCCGCGGTGTTGTAGAGGAAGAAGTCGTACCACTCGATGGTCGTGCCGATCGCGCTCGCGAGCGCCGCACGCCGTACCTGGACCCGTCTTGACTTGCTCTCCGGTGCCACCTTGTGAGTGACGCCGCCGTCTCCCAAAACCATCTTGCACCACCTCCGGTGACTGACGTCACACAACAGTGTGACGCCCGCCGACGGTTTAGGCGATCTATGGCCGGAAGATCGTCCGGTTGGTGACCAGCTCCCGTACCCAGACTTGCAGACTCGGCAACTTTGCAGAGTCAGCAAAGTTCTGTACGGTGGAGTCATGGACATCGACGGCGGCGGGCTGCGGGAGCGCAAGAAGCGGGAAACGCGGATCGCGCTGAGCTGGGCCACCATCCGGCTCGTGGTGGAACGCGGGCTGGACAACGTCCGGATCGAAGACATCGCCGCCGAGGCCGGGGTGTCCACCCGCACCTTCAGCAACTACTTCGCCACCAAGGGCGAGGCCATCGCGGCCCGGCACTTCGAGCGGGCCCGCTCGATCGCCGAGCAGCTGCGGCACCGCCCCGCCGACGAGCCCATCTGGACCGCCGTCACCGAGGCCGCCCTGGCCGGGTTCGCTCTCAGCGAGGGCACGCCCGAACAGCTCTTCCCCGACGAGCAGTGGCTCAGCGGCATCCGGCTGATGGTCGCCGAACCCGCGCTCCAGAGCGAGTTCGCGAAAGCCGCCGCCGCGGCCGAAGCCGAGTTCGCCGCCGCGATCGCCGAGCGCACCGGCACCGACGCCACGAAAGACCTCTACCCGCGGCTGATGGCGGCCACCGTGGTCGCCGCGTTCAACGTGATCATCGGCCAGTGGCTCGACACCGAGCCGTCGGGCTCGATGGCCGACCTCCTGCGCGACGTCTTCGGCCGGCTCGCCGCCGGCCTGCCAGCGCCGCACTGACCTTCCCGGATCACTGAGGGCGCCCGGCACCCGCCGGGCGGATTCGTCCTGCCCTTTTTCGCCACCCACCAAGGAGTTCCGCCATGTACGACGTCGTCATCGCCGGAGCCGGCCCGAACGGCCTCATGCTCGCCTGCGAGCTCAGCCTCGCCGGCGTCCGGCCGCTGGTCCTCGAACGGCTGCCCGAACCGACCACCGAGCACCGCGCCAACGGCATGGTCGGCCAGGTCGTCCGGATGCTCGACCGCCGCGGCCTGCACGAGCGCCTCGCCGGACCGCTCGGCCCGCCGACGCCCCGGTTCGTCTTCGGCGCCATGCCGCTCGACCTCACGATCGCGCCGGACACCCCGCTGCACATCCTGCCCGTCCCGCAACGGCGGATAGCGGCGATGCTCGGCGACCGCGCCACCGAGCTCGGGGTCGAGATCCGCCGCGGCCACGAACTCACCGGCCTCGAGCAGGACGCCGAGCACGTCACCCTCCAGGTCGCCGGCCCGGACGGCGCGTACTCCCTCGAAACGCGGTACCTCGTCGGCGCGGACGGCGGCCGCAGCGTCACCCGGAAACTGGCCGGCATCGGCTTTCCCGGCGTCACCGAGGATCGCAGCGTCTCGCGGTCGGCGCACGTCACCGTCCCGCCGGAGCTGCTCGACCCCGCCACCGGCGGCCTGCGGGTGCCGGGCCACGGCGTCATCCCGGCCTTCTCCCACTACCGCACCGAAACCGGGCTGTTCGTCCACGCGACACTCGAAACCGCCACGATGGTGACCACCATCGAGTGGGTCGCGGACGACGCCGGCGACGACACGGCCATGACCGTGGACGAGCTGCGCGAGAGCGTCCGCCGCGTTCTCGGTGCCGACGTCCCGTTCGGGCCGCCCGAAGGCGAGGGCCCGCACCTGGCGCGGCGGCTCCACGGGCGCAACACGCGGCTGGCCGACCGCTTCCGCGACGGCCGCGTCCTGCTGGTCGGCGACGCCGCGCACGTCCACTCCGCGATCGGCGGGCCCGGGCTCAACCTCGGCATGCAGGACGCGATCGGCCTCGGCTGGAAGCTCGCGGCCGAGATCCACGGCTGGGCCCCGCCGGGACTGCTCGACACCTACGAAGCCGAACGCCGCCCGGCCGCCGAGCGGGTCGTCATGCACACCCAGGCCCAGAGCGCGCTCATCGGACCGGACAGCGCTATCACCGCGCTACGCGAACTCTTCGGCGAGCTGCTCAGACTGCCGAGCACCGTGCGGCACATCGCGAACCTCATGTCCGGCGCCGACATCCGGTACGACCCGGCCACCGACCACCCGCTCGACGGCCGGTGGGCTCCCGACGTCGAGCTGGCCGACGGCCTCCGGCTCGCCGAGCTGACCCGCACGGCCCGGCCGCTGCTGCTGGACTTCACGGGCTCCTTGGGGACCGACCTGCGCGGCTGGACCGACCGCGTCGACCTGGTCGCCGCCCGGCCCGCGGGCCAGGCGCCCGCGACGGCGATGCTGCTGCGGCCGGACTGCTACGTCGCCTGGGCGTCCAGCTCGGCGGAGCCGGACGACACCGAGCGCAAGGCCCTGCGAGCGGCGCTGGAGCGGTGGTTCGGTAGCCCCGTTGACATGTAGGAAATCCCCTACGTATGGTGGCGGGCATGACGATCACCCACGTGCAGTTCCTGACCTTGCCCGTCGCCGACCACGCCCGCGCGCGGGACTTCTACGTCGGCAAGCTCGGGTTCGAAGCGCTCGTCGACCGCCGCACGCCCGAGGGCGGGCACTTCGTGATGGTCGCGCCGAAGGGCGCGAAGACCGGCGTGGTGCTGACCGATCAGCAGGTCACCGGCACCGGCGGCGGCCCGCAGCACTTCCAGCTGCAGACCACCGACCTCGACGCCGACGTCGCCGCGCTGCGGGCGGCCGGCGTCGAGGTCGCCGAGCCGGCGGAACGGCCGTGGGGCCGCGCCACCTCGTTCACGGACCTCGACGGCCACACCCTCGGGCTGCTCGAACCGTCGGACTTCGGCAACGTCCCGAGCTGATGCCGGTCAACGACGACGTCTTCGCCGCCCTCGCCAGCCCGGCGCGGCGCGAAGTCCTGCGGCTGCTGCTCGACGGCCCGATGGCCGCCGGCGTCATCGCGGACCGCTTCGCGATGGCCCGGCCCAGCCTCTCGGAACACCTGCGGGTGCTCCGGGAGGCTGGCCTGGTCAGCGAGCAGCGGCAAGGCCGCAACCGCGTCTACCGGCTCGACGCGGCCCCGCTCGAAGAGGTCGCGGACTGGCTCACGCCGTACGAGCGGTTCTGGCGGACCAAGCTCACGAATCTGCGTGACCTGCTCGACAAGGAGGACGACCTGTGACCGACGACGATCCGGCCGCGGTCCACGTCGACCAGTTCCTCGCCCACCCGGCCCGCAAGGTGTGGCGCGCGCTCACCGAACCGGCTCTGCTCGAACGGTGGATCGGCATGCCCAACGACATCAAGCCCGTGGTGGGGCACCGGTTCGAGCTGCTGGCCGAGCCGGTGCCCGCCGCCGGGTTCGCGGGCGGCCCGGTCGCGTGCGAGGTCCTCGAGGTCGAGCCCGAGCGCAAGCTCAGCATCCGCTGGGGTCCGCAGTGGACGGTGACCTGGCGGCTGGAGCCGGAGGGCACCGGCACCCGGCTGTTCCTCAGCCACGAGGGATTCGACCAGGACGACGAGTTCCAGCGCGTCTCGCGCCGGATCATGGGCAGCGGCTGGCGCTCCCACGTGCCGCGGGCGCTGACCCGCTTGCTGGACACGCTGCCCGATTACCCATCCGACCAAAAGTAGGCCGACCCCCACCCGGCACGTAACCGTTGCTACCAAGCCATTCGGCCGTGACTGTGGTCGGATTGGTAACAATCGGCACAGTAGGATCGGGTGGTGACACAGGCCGCTGACCCCACCGAGTCGAAACCCTTGCGCGCCGACGCCCGGCGCAACCGGGCGCGCGTGCTGGAGGCGGCCGAGAGCGTGTTCGCCGCCAAGGGCACCGGGGCGCCCACCGAGGAGGTCGCCCGCGCCGCCGGGGTGGGCATCGGCACGGTGTTCCGGCACTTCCCGACGAAGGAGGCGCTGCTCGAAGCGGTGCTCTTCGCCCGCCTGCGCCGGTTCGTCGACGAGGCCGAGGCCGCCGTCGCCGCGGACTCCGCCGACCCGGGCGGCGCGTTCTTCACGTTCCTGACCAGCTGGATCGAGATGTCGAGCGCGAAGAACGCCTACTTCGAGGCGCTCACCGCGGCCGGCGTCACCGTGCCGATGACGAAGTCCGCCGTCGGCGCCCGGCTCATCGAGTCGCTGGGCGTGCTGCTGTCGCGTGCGCAGGGGGCGGGCGCGGTCCGGAAGGACCTCGTCGTCGGTGAGCTGATCACCGTGGTCATCGGGGCCGCGAAGGCCGCCGAATACGCCGGCCCGGACGCGCGCCTGCGCGACCGAGCCGTGGAAATCCTGTTCGACGGGCTCCGTCCCGGCGCGTCAACGGGGGAGCGGCGCTGAGCCCACCGGCTCAAGGGTCGGCCGCTTCGGGGTGAGCGTGTCACCGGACGACTCGCCGCGCAGCCGGCGCCGGACCCACGGCAGCGCGTGCTCCTGCGCCCACCGGAGGTTCTGGGCGCGGCGCTGCGACGGGCTCAGGACGTCGCGCGGGCCCAGCTCGCTCGCCGTCAGCGGGTGGTCGACGCCGAGAGCGGCCAGCACCGCGATGGCGATCTCCGCGTGCCCGAGCGGGTTGAGGTGCAGCCGGTCCGGCGCCCAGAGCCGCCGGTCACGCAGCTGCCGCATCGCCCACATGTCCACCAGCAGCGCGCCGTGCCGGGCGGCGATGGCGCGGACGAACTCGTTGTAGATCGCGACCCGGCCGCGAATCCTGCGGAACAGCACGTCCTCGACGCCGTCGACGCCGGTGAAGAGCACCAGGCGGGCACCGGTCGCGCGGATCTTCTCGACTGCCGCCTCGTAGCCGGCCATCAGCGCGTCGATGTCGACCTTCGGCCGCATGAGGTCGTTGCCGCCGGCGTAGAGCGTGACGAGGTCAGGCGCCATGGCCAGGGCCGGCTCGAGCTGTTCGGCCAGTACCTGGCCCATCAGCTTGCCGCGGATGGCGAGGTTGGCGTAGCGGAAGTCC
This window of the Amycolatopsis balhimycina FH 1894 genome carries:
- a CDS encoding VOC family protein, with the translated sequence MTITHVQFLTLPVADHARARDFYVGKLGFEALVDRRTPEGGHFVMVAPKGAKTGVVLTDQQVTGTGGGPQHFQLQTTDLDADVAALRAAGVEVAEPAERPWGRATSFTDLDGHTLGLLEPSDFGNVPS
- a CDS encoding ArsR/SmtB family transcription factor, yielding MPVNDDVFAALASPARREVLRLLLDGPMAAGVIADRFAMARPSLSEHLRVLREAGLVSEQRQGRNRVYRLDAAPLEEVADWLTPYERFWRTKLTNLRDLLDKEDDL
- a CDS encoding FAD-dependent monooxygenase, with protein sequence MYDVVIAGAGPNGLMLACELSLAGVRPLVLERLPEPTTEHRANGMVGQVVRMLDRRGLHERLAGPLGPPTPRFVFGAMPLDLTIAPDTPLHILPVPQRRIAAMLGDRATELGVEIRRGHELTGLEQDAEHVTLQVAGPDGAYSLETRYLVGADGGRSVTRKLAGIGFPGVTEDRSVSRSAHVTVPPELLDPATGGLRVPGHGVIPAFSHYRTETGLFVHATLETATMVTTIEWVADDAGDDTAMTVDELRESVRRVLGADVPFGPPEGEGPHLARRLHGRNTRLADRFRDGRVLLVGDAAHVHSAIGGPGLNLGMQDAIGLGWKLAAEIHGWAPPGLLDTYEAERRPAAERVVMHTQAQSALIGPDSAITALRELFGELLRLPSTVRHIANLMSGADIRYDPATDHPLDGRWAPDVELADGLRLAELTRTARPLLLDFTGSLGTDLRGWTDRVDLVAARPAGQAPATAMLLRPDCYVAWASSSAEPDDTERKALRAALERWFGSPVDM
- a CDS encoding TetR/AcrR family transcriptional regulator, producing the protein MTQAADPTESKPLRADARRNRARVLEAAESVFAAKGTGAPTEEVARAAGVGIGTVFRHFPTKEALLEAVLFARLRRFVDEAEAAVAADSADPGGAFFTFLTSWIEMSSAKNAYFEALTAAGVTVPMTKSAVGARLIESLGVLLSRAQGAGAVRKDLVVGELITVVIGAAKAAEYAGPDARLRDRAVEILFDGLRPGASTGERR
- a CDS encoding SRPBCC family protein; the protein is MTDDDPAAVHVDQFLAHPARKVWRALTEPALLERWIGMPNDIKPVVGHRFELLAEPVPAAGFAGGPVACEVLEVEPERKLSIRWGPQWTVTWRLEPEGTGTRLFLSHEGFDQDDEFQRVSRRIMGSGWRSHVPRALTRLLDTLPDYPSDQK
- a CDS encoding SGNH/GDSL hydrolase family protein, translating into MQSKRLVSLGDSFTEGVGDEDPAAPNGVRGWADRVAEQLATREPDFRYANLAIRGKLMGQVLAEQLEPALAMAPDLVTLYAGGNDLMRPKVDIDALMAGYEAAVEKIRATGARLVLFTGVDGVEDVLFRRIRGRVAIYNEFVRAIAARHGALLVDMWAMRQLRDRRLWAPDRLHLNPLGHAEIAIAVLAALGVDHPLTASELGPRDVLSPSQRRAQNLRWAQEHALPWVRRRLRGESSGDTLTPKRPTLEPVGSAPLPR
- a CDS encoding TetR family transcriptional regulator; this translates as MDIDGGGLRERKKRETRIALSWATIRLVVERGLDNVRIEDIAAEAGVSTRTFSNYFATKGEAIAARHFERARSIAEQLRHRPADEPIWTAVTEAALAGFALSEGTPEQLFPDEQWLSGIRLMVAEPALQSEFAKAAAAAEAEFAAAIAERTGTDATKDLYPRLMAATVVAAFNVIIGQWLDTEPSGSMADLLRDVFGRLAAGLPAPH